A stretch of Lysobacter sp. K5869 DNA encodes these proteins:
- a CDS encoding DUF1761 domain-containing protein has translation MNLPIDQVNWLAIAAATASSFVLGGLWYGPLFKKAWCREAGVDPDAKPAHAGRVFATAIVCSLLSATIFAALMPPQGNATMGFGIGFVVGLFFVSMSFGINYAFAGRSLKLWMIDSGYHILQFVLYGVILGAWK, from the coding sequence ATGAATCTGCCCATCGACCAGGTCAACTGGCTCGCCATCGCCGCCGCCACCGCGTCCTCGTTCGTGCTCGGCGGGCTGTGGTACGGCCCCTTGTTCAAGAAGGCGTGGTGCCGCGAGGCCGGGGTCGATCCGGACGCCAAGCCCGCCCACGCCGGACGCGTGTTCGCCACCGCCATCGTCTGCTCGCTGCTCTCGGCCACGATCTTCGCCGCGCTGATGCCGCCGCAGGGCAACGCGACGATGGGCTTCGGCATCGGCTTCGTGGTCGGCCTGTTCTTCGTCTCGATGAGCTTCGGCATCAACTACGCCTTCGCCGGCCGCAGCCTCAAGCTGTGGATGATCGACAGCGGCTACCACATCCTGCAATTCGTCCTCTACGGCGTGATTCTCGGCGCCTGGAAGTAA
- a CDS encoding 2-hydroxychromene-2-carboxylate isomerase yields the protein MSAPALRWYFDFISPFSYLQWRKLRELARERPIALVPIAFGAVLSAHSHKGPAEIPGKREFTYRHVLWQARREGVALRFPPAHPFNPLAALRLCIAAGSTPEAVDAIFDWIWREGQAGDSAQALSSVAAALGVPPEAIGSDAVKSALRANTEAALLAGVFGVPTLTIGPQLFWGNDAHDFALDALQHPELLEDPEMLRLQHLPIGVQRQA from the coding sequence ATGAGCGCCCCCGCGCTGCGCTGGTACTTCGATTTCATCTCGCCGTTTTCCTACCTGCAGTGGCGCAAGCTGCGCGAACTCGCGCGCGAGCGCCCGATCGCGCTGGTGCCGATCGCCTTCGGCGCGGTGCTGTCCGCGCACAGCCACAAGGGCCCGGCGGAAATTCCGGGCAAGCGCGAATTCACCTACCGCCACGTGCTGTGGCAGGCGCGGCGCGAAGGCGTGGCGCTACGCTTTCCGCCGGCGCATCCGTTCAATCCGCTGGCGGCGCTGCGCTTGTGCATCGCCGCCGGCAGCACGCCCGAAGCGGTGGACGCGATCTTCGATTGGATCTGGCGCGAAGGACAGGCGGGCGACAGCGCGCAGGCGCTAAGCTCGGTCGCCGCCGCGCTGGGCGTGCCGCCGGAGGCCATCGGCAGCGACGCGGTCAAATCCGCGCTGCGGGCCAACACCGAGGCGGCCTTGCTGGCCGGCGTCTTCGGCGTGCCGACGTTGACCATCGGCCCGCAGCTGTTCTGGGGCAACGATGCACACGATTTCGCCCTTGACGCGCTGCAACATCCCGAACTGCTTGAAGATCCGGAAATGCTGCGCCTGCAGCACCTGCCCATCGGCGTGCAGCGTCAGGCCTGA
- a CDS encoding DegV family protein: MRIGIVVDSACDLPLDYFQQHNIHLLPITVRIGQAVLADHRNEEATLQFLNAHLAERGFEAETTPFTVQQVRDLFVSQLAIDYDYVFCMTITKTRSPVFDNANQASFAILNDYKPVRSAAGINTPFSLRVIDTLNLFAAQGITAVEAVRMRDAGEAPPKIRARLEQLVNNTHGYLIPRDLNYLRARTRHRGDRSVSFLSATLGTALDIKPILHCNRGETGPIAKIKGYEAAAQKLMEFAARRVTRNELLTPTVCLSYGGELSELRTLPGYETLRLACREHNVEFYESLMSLTGMVNVGKGALALGLAAEKADWEN; this comes from the coding sequence ATGCGCATTGGAATCGTCGTCGACTCCGCTTGCGATCTGCCGTTGGACTATTTCCAGCAGCACAACATCCATCTGCTGCCGATCACCGTGCGCATCGGCCAAGCGGTGCTGGCCGACCACCGCAACGAGGAAGCCACGCTGCAGTTCCTCAACGCGCATCTGGCCGAACGCGGCTTCGAGGCCGAGACCACGCCGTTCACCGTGCAGCAGGTGCGCGACTTGTTCGTGAGCCAGCTGGCGATCGATTACGACTACGTGTTCTGCATGACGATCACCAAGACCCGCAGTCCGGTGTTCGACAACGCGAACCAGGCCAGCTTCGCCATCCTCAACGACTACAAGCCGGTGCGCAGCGCCGCCGGCATCAACACGCCGTTCTCGTTGCGGGTGATCGACACGTTGAACCTGTTCGCCGCGCAGGGCATCACCGCGGTCGAGGCGGTGCGCATGCGCGACGCCGGCGAAGCGCCGCCGAAGATCCGTGCGCGGCTGGAGCAGCTGGTCAACAACACCCACGGCTATCTGATCCCGCGCGACCTCAACTACCTGCGCGCGCGCACCCGCCATCGCGGCGACCGCAGCGTGAGCTTCCTCAGCGCGACCTTGGGCACGGCGCTGGACATCAAGCCGATCCTGCACTGCAACCGCGGCGAGACCGGCCCCATCGCCAAGATCAAGGGCTACGAAGCCGCGGCGCAGAAGCTGATGGAATTCGCCGCGCGCCGGGTGACCCGCAACGAACTGCTGACCCCGACCGTGTGCCTGAGCTACGGCGGCGAACTCAGCGAGCTGCGCACGCTGCCCGGCTACGAAACGCTGCGGCTGGCCTGCCGCGAGCACAACGTCGAGTTCTACGAGAGCCTGATGAGCCTCACCGGCATGGTCAACGTCGGCAAAGGCGCGCTGGCCTTGGGCTTGGCGGCGGAAAAGGCGGATTGGGAGAACTGA